One Dictyostelium discoideum AX4 chromosome 3 chromosome, whole genome shotgun sequence genomic region harbors:
- the coq5 gene encoding ubiE/COQ5 methyltransferase family protein: protein MLQSLNRSVRYLSTSIGSRLYCSNTNQTTKNNTNASGVNDNQQTHFGFKTVNKEDKESMVKDVFDSVSSSYDLMNDVMSMGIHRLWKDELINTLNPTPGSHLLDVAGGTGDISFRFLDKIKTSPNYFPNINKSNNGGGEVLKSSSLPSSATVFDINQSMLNEGKKRGLNKGYTDQSDPSIDWVQGNSEQLPFKDNTFNCYTVSFGIRNCTNIDQVLREAYRVLKPGGRFLCLEFSQVPNPLLRFAYDQYSFNVIPIMGQLISGDRDSYSYLVESIRKFPDQETFVQMIQDAGFKQVTYKNLTFGICSIHSGFKL, encoded by the exons atgttacAATCATTAAATAGATCAGTAAGATATTTAAGTACATCAATTGGGTCAAGATTATATTGTAGTAATACAAatcaaacaacaaaaaacaacACAAATGCAAGTGGTGTTAATGATAATCAACAAACTCATTTTGGATTTAAAACAGTGAATAAAGAAGATAAAGAATCAATGGTTAAAGATGTATTTGATAGTGTATCATCAAGTTATGATTTAATGAATGATGTTATGAGTATGGGTATTCATAGATTATGGAaagatgaattaattaatacatTAAATCCAACACCAGGTTCTCATTTATTGGATGTTGCAGGTGGTACag gTGATATTTCATTTAGATTtttagataaaattaaaacatcaCCAAATTATTTCCCAAATATAAATAAGAGTAATAATGGCGGTGGTgaagttttaaaatcatcatcattaccatcatcGGCAACAGTATTTGATATTAATCAATCAATGTTGAATGAAGGTAAAAAGAGAGGATTGAACAAAGGATATACAGATCAAAGTGATCCTTCAATTGATTGGGTTCAAGGCAACAGTGAGCAATTACCATTTAAAGATAATACATTCAATTGTTACACCGTTTCATTTGGTATTAGAAATTGTACAAATATAGATCAAGTTTTAAGAGAAGCTTATAGAGTTTTAAAACCAGGTGGTAGATTTTTATGTTTAGAGTTTAGTCAAGTCCCAAATCCATTATTAAGATTCGCCTATGATCAATACTCTTTCAATGTCATCCCTATCATGGGTCAATTAATCTCTGGTGATCGTGATTCTTATTCCTATTTAGTCGAAAGTATTAGAAAATTCCCAGATCAAGAAACTTTTGTTCAAATGATTCAAGATGCTGGTTTCAAACAAGTTAcctataaaaatttaacttTTGGTATTTGTAGTATTCATAgtggttttaaattataa
- the rpl24 gene encoding S60 ribosomal protein L24 yields MKTSLCNYSEFKIYPARGMKFVRGDSKVFHFINTKVESLFFRKINPRDIRWSMVYRRIYKNTTTDVSAKKKARKTKKVERNIVGASLEVIQQKRAQKPEVKQAAAEQAKREIKEKKKAAAKKAAPKK; encoded by the exons ATGAA GACCTCTCTTTGCAACTACAGTGAATTCAAAATCTACCCAGCTCGTG GTATGAAATTCGTTAGAGGTGACTCTAAAGTTTTCCACTTTATCAACACTAAAGTTGAATCTCTCTTCTTCAGAAAGATCAACCCAAGAGATATTAGATGGTCAATGGTTTACCGTAGAATCTACAAAAACACCACCACTGATGTTTCAGCCAAAAAGAAGGCCAGAAAGACCAAGAAAGTCGAAAGAAACATCGTCGGTGCTTCATTAGAAGTCATCCAACAAAAACGTGCCCAAAAACCAGAAGTCAAACAAGCTGCTGCCGAACAAGCCAAAAGagaaatcaaagaaaagaaGAAAGCTGCTGCCAAAAAAGCTGccccaaaaaaataa
- the tmem93 gene encoding DUF786 family protein — protein MLHPQQMQEQQQQQQEAQAASIIPEHYEMEYIQRNNKTVSFCQIPISILGGAIAGVIGFSGVYGFLFYFFIYITFCSLFTLKENKNLHLYFPNPRSIWFDSIGAGLMPYILFWTFLYNIIHIY, from the exons atgttacACCCACAACAAATGCAAGagcagcaacagcaacaacaagaagCTCAAGCTGCATCAATCATACCAGAACATTATGAAATGGAATATAttcaaagaaataataaaactgtttcattttg tcaaattccaatttcaattttaggAGGAGCAATTGCAGGTGTTATTGGATTTTCAGGAGTTTATggctttttattttatttttttatatatattacattttgttcattatttacattaaaagaaaacaaaaatttaCATTTATATTTTCCAAATCCAAGATCAATTTGGTTTGATAGTATTGGTGCAGGTTTAATG ccatatattttattttggac atttttatataatataatacatatttattaa
- a CDS encoding DUF1682 family protein yields MKINKLIIFALFVLLFSLFSLSISQSNDVTTDSEEFINYDGGSEAPEDKIPPPTTTTTDNDKIPSTPTPKKPNNWILESCFILIIIGYIANYFIGSKANRELIQLWGAKLQPVFMSNFSKTGNRGDFTILKVNPSSYSFIATGRNNCFGLQASLDLKKRHDLFSILLDFIGYGNPDRMTLEIAMNKENMDPLVFALVKTKSLKKFKSDNSDVDLFCSKYTGSSINTLSNSFGVLCDTDILPSLLLKQQEIQVINQNENLIELFHFTDHSLINPKYPKALKFVFKIPKASEMDKLVLLTRVALHYIDVVANLELPKNYKAKADKLRDKAKENIEKQAQLERQEEIQKKKFEKKLKEKEAIGKLTPEQQRKKDEKEYQKQLKKRTSGGKTKVILG; encoded by the exons atgaaaatcaataaattaataatatttgcattatttgttttattattttcacttttttcattatcaatttcacaATCAAAT gATGTAACAACAGATAGTgaagaatttataaattatgaTGGTGGTAGTGAAGCACCAGAAGATAAAAttccaccaccaacaacaacaacaacagataatgataaaattccatcaacaccaacaccaaagAAACCAAATAATTGGATTTTAGAaagttgttttattttaataattattggaTATATTGCAAATTATTTCATTGGATCAAAAGCAAATCgtgaattaattcaattatggGGAGCTAAATTACAACCAGTTTTCATgtcaaatttttcaaaaacagGTAATAGAGGTGATTTcacaattttaaaagtgaATCCATCTTCATATTCATTCATTGCAACTGGTAGAAACAATTGTTTTGGTTTACAAGCTTCATTGGATTTAAAGAAAAGACATGATCTATTCTCAATTTTATTAGATTTCATTGGTTATGGTAATCCTGATCGTATGACTCTTGAAATTGCAatgaataaagaaaatatggATCCATTAGTATTTGCATTagtaaaaacaaaatcattaaagaaatttaaatctgATAATAGTGATGTC gATTTATTCTGTTCAAAATATACAGGATCAAGTATTAATACCTTATCAAATAGTTTTGGAGTTTTATGTGACACTGATATCCttccatcattattattaaaacaacaagaaaTTCAAGTTATCAATCAAAATgagaatttaattgaacttTTTCACTTTACTGATCATAGTTTAATTAATCCAAAATACCCAAAAGCTCTTAAATTTGTTTTCAAAATTCCAAAAGCTTCTGAAATGGATAAATTAGTACTTTTAACTAGAGTAGCACTTCATTACATTGATGTAGTTGCTAATCTTGAATTACCAAAAAat taTAAAGCAAAAGCAGATAAACTTAGAGATAAagcaaaagaaaatattgaaaaacaagCTCAATTAGAAAGACAagaagaaattcaaaaaaagaaattcgaaaagaaattaaaagaaaaagaagcaATTGGTAAATTAACTCCTGAACaacaaagaaagaaagaTGAGAAAGAATATCAAAAACAACTTAAAAAGAGAACTTCTGGCGGTAAAACAAAGGTTATCTTGGGttaa